One Lutra lutra chromosome 7, mLutLut1.2, whole genome shotgun sequence DNA window includes the following coding sequences:
- the RORA gene encoding nuclear receptor ROR-alpha isoform X3, whose protein sequence is MAQIEIIPCKICGDKSSGIHYGVITCEGCKGFFRRSQQSNATYSCPRQKNCLIDRTSRNRCQHCRLQKCLAVGMSRDAVKFGRMSKKQRDSLYAEVQKHRMQQQQRDHQQQPGEAEPLTPTYNISANGLTELHEDLSNYIDGHTPEGSKADSAVSSFYLDIQPSPDQSGLDINGIKPEPICDYTPASGFFPYCSFTNGETSPTVSMAELEHLAQNISKSHLETCQYLREELQQITWQTFLQEEIESYQNKQREVMWQLCAIKITEAIQYVVEFAKRIDGFMELCQNDQIVLLKAGSLEVVFIRMCRAFDSQNNTVYFDGKYASPDVFKSLGCEDFISFVFEFGKSLCSMHLTEDEIALFSAFVLMSADRSWLQEKVKIEKLQQKIQLALQHVLQKNHREDGILTKLICKVSTLRALCGRHTEKLMAFKAIYPDIVRLHFPPLYKELFTSEFEPAMQIDG, encoded by the exons GGCTTTTTCAGGAGAAGTCAGCAGAGCAATGCCACCTACTCCTGTCCGCGTCAGAAGAACTGTTTGATTGATCGAACCAGTAGAAACCGTTGCCAGCACTGTCGGTTACAGAAATGCCTGGCCGTAGGCATGTCTCGAGATG CTGTAAAATTTGGCCGGATGTCAAAAAAGCAAAGAGACAGCTTGTACGCAGAAGTACAAAAACACCGgatgcagcagcagcagcgagaCCACCAACAGCAGCCTGGAGAGGCCGAGCCGCTGACTCCCACCTACAACATCTCGGCCAACGGGCTCACCGAGCTTCACGAGGACCTCAGCAACTACATCGACGGGCACACCCCAGAGGGAAGCAAGGCAGACTCTGCTGTCAGCAGCTTCTACCTGGACATACAGCCTTCCCCAGACCAGTCAGGTCTTGATATCAATGGAATCAAACCAGAACCAATATGTGACTACACACCAGCATCAGGCTTCTTTCCCTACTGTTCTTTCACCAACGGAGAGACGTCCCCAACTGTGTCCATGGCAGAATTAG AACACCTTGCACAGAATATATCTAAATCACATCTGGAAACTTGCCAATACTTGAGAGAAGAGCTCCAGCAGATAACGTGGCAGACCTTTCTGCAGGAGGAGATCGAGAGCTACCAAAACAAG CAGCGAGAGGTGATGTGGCAGTTGTGTGCCATCAAAATCACGGAAGCTATACAGTATGTGGTCGAGTTTGCCAAACGCATTGACGGATTTATGGAACTGTGTCAAAATGATCAAATTGTGCTTCTCAAAGCAG GTTCTCTAGAGGTGGTATTTATCAGAATGTGCCGTGCCTTCGACTCTCAGAACAACACCGTGTACTTTGATGGGAAATATGCTAGCCCCGATGTCTTCAAATCCTTGG GTTGTGAAGACTTTATTAGCTTTGTATTTGAATTTGGAAAGAGTTTATGTTCTATGCACCTGACTGAAGATGAAATTGCGTTATTTTCTGCATTTGTACTAATGTCAGCAG ATCGCTCGTGGCTGCAGGAAAaggtaaaaattgaaaaactgCAACAGAAAATTCAGCTAGCTCTTCAACACGTCCTGCAGAAGAATCACCGAGAAGATGGAATACTAACAAAG TTAATATGCAAGGTGTCTACATTAAGAGCCTTATGTGGACGACATACAGAAAAGCTAATGGCATTTAAAGCAATATACCCAGACATTGTACGACTTCATTTTCCTCCATTATACAAGGAGTTGTTCACTTCAGAATTTGAGCCAGCAATGCAAATTGATGGGTAA
- the RORA gene encoding nuclear receptor ROR-alpha isoform X2 yields MMYFVIAAMKAQIEIIPCKICGDKSSGIHYGVITCEGCKGFFRRSQQSNATYSCPRQKNCLIDRTSRNRCQHCRLQKCLAVGMSRDAVKFGRMSKKQRDSLYAEVQKHRMQQQQRDHQQQPGEAEPLTPTYNISANGLTELHEDLSNYIDGHTPEGSKADSAVSSFYLDIQPSPDQSGLDINGIKPEPICDYTPASGFFPYCSFTNGETSPTVSMAELEHLAQNISKSHLETCQYLREELQQITWQTFLQEEIESYQNKQREVMWQLCAIKITEAIQYVVEFAKRIDGFMELCQNDQIVLLKAGSLEVVFIRMCRAFDSQNNTVYFDGKYASPDVFKSLGCEDFISFVFEFGKSLCSMHLTEDEIALFSAFVLMSADRSWLQEKVKIEKLQQKIQLALQHVLQKNHREDGILTKLICKVSTLRALCGRHTEKLMAFKAIYPDIVRLHFPPLYKELFTSEFEPAMQIDG; encoded by the exons GGCTTTTTCAGGAGAAGTCAGCAGAGCAATGCCACCTACTCCTGTCCGCGTCAGAAGAACTGTTTGATTGATCGAACCAGTAGAAACCGTTGCCAGCACTGTCGGTTACAGAAATGCCTGGCCGTAGGCATGTCTCGAGATG CTGTAAAATTTGGCCGGATGTCAAAAAAGCAAAGAGACAGCTTGTACGCAGAAGTACAAAAACACCGgatgcagcagcagcagcgagaCCACCAACAGCAGCCTGGAGAGGCCGAGCCGCTGACTCCCACCTACAACATCTCGGCCAACGGGCTCACCGAGCTTCACGAGGACCTCAGCAACTACATCGACGGGCACACCCCAGAGGGAAGCAAGGCAGACTCTGCTGTCAGCAGCTTCTACCTGGACATACAGCCTTCCCCAGACCAGTCAGGTCTTGATATCAATGGAATCAAACCAGAACCAATATGTGACTACACACCAGCATCAGGCTTCTTTCCCTACTGTTCTTTCACCAACGGAGAGACGTCCCCAACTGTGTCCATGGCAGAATTAG AACACCTTGCACAGAATATATCTAAATCACATCTGGAAACTTGCCAATACTTGAGAGAAGAGCTCCAGCAGATAACGTGGCAGACCTTTCTGCAGGAGGAGATCGAGAGCTACCAAAACAAG CAGCGAGAGGTGATGTGGCAGTTGTGTGCCATCAAAATCACGGAAGCTATACAGTATGTGGTCGAGTTTGCCAAACGCATTGACGGATTTATGGAACTGTGTCAAAATGATCAAATTGTGCTTCTCAAAGCAG GTTCTCTAGAGGTGGTATTTATCAGAATGTGCCGTGCCTTCGACTCTCAGAACAACACCGTGTACTTTGATGGGAAATATGCTAGCCCCGATGTCTTCAAATCCTTGG GTTGTGAAGACTTTATTAGCTTTGTATTTGAATTTGGAAAGAGTTTATGTTCTATGCACCTGACTGAAGATGAAATTGCGTTATTTTCTGCATTTGTACTAATGTCAGCAG ATCGCTCGTGGCTGCAGGAAAaggtaaaaattgaaaaactgCAACAGAAAATTCAGCTAGCTCTTCAACACGTCCTGCAGAAGAATCACCGAGAAGATGGAATACTAACAAAG TTAATATGCAAGGTGTCTACATTAAGAGCCTTATGTGGACGACATACAGAAAAGCTAATGGCATTTAAAGCAATATACCCAGACATTGTACGACTTCATTTTCCTCCATTATACAAGGAGTTGTTCACTTCAGAATTTGAGCCAGCAATGCAAATTGATGGGTAA